Proteins co-encoded in one Corylus avellana chromosome ca9, CavTom2PMs-1.0 genomic window:
- the LOC132162022 gene encoding uncharacterized protein LOC132162022 isoform X1 translates to MTRSKASSKQQKRGVDFKKIKRKIGRKLPPANNATNTEIKFKAIILPEQSVASEKEGLAVNKKGLTLKELLQQTSHHNPKVRRDALMGIKDLFRKHPAELRLHKYPVVEKLRERIGDDDKVVRETLYQLFKSVIFPTCKEDNQELFISLIMAYIFNAMTHLAIDVRLMAFKFLDLVVENHPLSFFLYAEKILQNYGDILRNNQFYLQDKGKLKNVLAGLLLCLSLVPCNNKEVDSCEKNDAGQGMLHVFEPDVSTKSAGFPLIIKKLKDLVPVLINCFQDFIPSAHTMPLLDAQSFDCLLCILQSIDITFRFFIYGTDKGKSEYQLLQGQSDVTVWDESISSLLMKKILLVFPLNPTWQLSEKDDDRYFILNVLIMGILLQFSEWISPPAVLEKFREKFLEFIENALLRKICNGTRFGKGVWEKHLLSLFPFFPKLFSQVESNWRSRLLQVFTKTFRKLEPSLELECLSTIEDMIILVFTKTFRNLEPSLKLACLSTIEDMLIPKEKRLCLEILEHRIGWIRELPHLLILLDDTHPSCTQAVLHLQLRLGQCTLVDSSFAREYDNMQHSLLKFYSTCQDDGNICYGPFIRLPRDSQELSLCCLYYFSNLDSPLLKSIASCCLSPDLEQFILFRIIEVLHSAYTAGHIKITDHISFFITLLLRFKVFPGNVYSILESDTKIRNRGTFKLLTNVVCSNLSQIGDNSLVFQILEKVTLEQILLKPPLDNACAMLRMLAMLDSKPTRLSEQSVITLSNFLLGYLIDVVHCIQEDHEEPNVSIPTLRYYLIPCFFFFDRSRKLLDLVLKMMGSLITDSSSSLFPPKYATDCSSRINAIVSVLILMHKDVKVQQIISSLKPEIDHILQKILSFQSSEAISMTMEERHKIQCAFDQLKVLTSTSANGTPAI, encoded by the exons ATGACACGTTCGAAAGCTTCTTCAAAGCAGCAAAAGCGTGGAGTCGACTTCAAG AAAATAAAGCGAAAGATTGGCAGGAAATTGCCGCCGGCGAATAATGCTACGAATACTGAAATTAAATTCAAAG CAATTATTCTTCCTGAGCAGAGTGTGGCGTCAGAAAAGGAAGGTTTAGCTGTGAACAAGAAAGGTTTGACTTTGAAAGAACTTCTTCAACAAACATCCCATCACAACCCAAAAGTTCGTAGAG ATGCATTGATGGGTATTAAGGATTTATTCCGTAAACATCCAGCAGAGCTGAGGTTGCACAAATATCCTGTCGTAGAGAAACTGCGTGAACGAATTGGGGATGATGATAAAGTGGTTCGAGAAACACTATATCAACTTTTTAAGTCAGTGATATTCCCTACCTGTAAAGag GATAATCAAGAGCTTTTCATTTCCTTAATAATGgcatatatttttaatgcaaTGACACATTTAGCAATTGACGTTCGGTTGATGGCGTTCAAATTTCTTGACCTTGTTGTCGAGAATCATCCACtgtcttttttcttgtatgctGAAAAG ATTCTTCAAAATTATGGGGACATTCTACGGAACAACCAGTTCTATTTACAGGACAAGGGAAAACTCAAGAATGTTCTTGCTGGCTTGCTGCTATGCTTGTCACTGGTGCCATGTAATAACAAAGAAGTTGACTCATGTGAAAAA AATGATGCTGGACAAGGAATGTTACATGTTTTTGAGCCTGATGTGTCTACAAAATCTGCTG GGTTTCCTCTCATCATCAAGAAACTAAAGGATCTTGTGCCAGTTTTAATCAATTGTTTCCAAGATTTTATTCCATCGGCTCATACCATGCCACTTCTTGATGCACAGTCATTTGATTGTCTGTTATGTATACTTCAGAGCATAGATATTACattcagattttttatttatgggaCTGACAAGGGTAAATCAGAATATCAACTTCTTCAAGGACAATCTGATGTGACAGTGTGGGATGAAAGTATCTCGTCATTGTTAATGAAGAAGATACTACTAGTGTTTCCCCTCAATCCGACGTGGCAGCTTTCAGAAAAG GATGACGACAGATATTTTATCTTGAACGTTCTGATTATGGGAATACTTTTGCAATTCAGTGAATGGATCTCTCCTCCTGCTGTGTTGGAGAAATTTCGAGAGAAATTTCTAGAGTTTATAGAAAATGCGCTGCTTAGAAAG ATTTGTAATGGCACAAGGTTTGGTAAAGGAGTCTGGGAAAAAcatttactttcactttttccattttttccgAAACTTTTTTCACAAGTGGAGAGCAATTGGAGATCTCGTCTTCTTCAG GTATTTACCAAGACTTTCAGGAAGCTTGAGCCTTCATTGGAATTGGAATGCCTTTCTACAATTGAAGATATGATTATTCTT GTATTTACCAAGACTTTCAGGAATCTTGAGCCTTCATTGAAATTGGCATGCCTTTCTACAATTGAAGATATGCTTATTCCT AAAGAGAAAAGGCTGTGCCTAGAAATATTAGAGCATCGGATTGGTTGGATAAGAGAGCTCCCTCACTTGCTAATCTTGCTAGATGATACGCATCCATCTTGTACCCAG GCTGTGTTGCATCTGCAACTTCGCCTTGGACAATGTACTCTGGTGGACTCTTCATTTGCAAGGGAATATGACAACATGCAGCACTCATTGCTAAAGTTTTACAGCACATGTCAAGATGATG GAAATATATGTTATGGTCCTTTCATAAGGCTTCCTAGAGATTCTCAGGAACTCTCTCTGTGTTGCCTTTATTACTTCTCTAATTTGGATTCACCTTTGTTGAAGTCAATAGCTTCTTGTTGCTTAA GTCCGGATTTGGagcaatttatattatttcgaATCATAGAGGTCCTGCATTCGGCATATACTGCAGGACATATCAAAATTACTGACCATATCAGTTTCTTCATCACTTTGCTCTTGCGTTTCAAAGTTTTCCCCG GAAACGTGTATTCTATTTTAGAGAGTGATACAAAGATCAGAAACCGAGGAACATTTAAGTTACTCACCAATGTTGTTTGCTCAAACCTGTCGCAGATTGGTGATAATTCTCTTGTTTTTCAAATACTAGAGAAAGTAACACTTGAACAGATA TTACTAAAGCCACCTCTAGACAATGCTTGTGCGATGCTCAGAATGCTTGCTATGCTGGATTCCAAACCCACAAGACTTTCTGAGCAAAGTGTTATTACTCTAAGCAATTTCCTTTTAGGATATCtgattgatgttgtgcat TGCATTCAAGAGGATCATGAAGAGCCCAATGTCTCCATTCCTACACTCCGTTATTATCTCATACcttgctttttcttctttgatagAAGTCGCAAACTTCTGGATCTTGTGTTGAAGATGATGGGGTCATTGATAACTGACAGTAGTTCGTCGCTTTTTCCTCCTAAATATGCAACAGACTGTTCAAGTAGAATCAACGCCATTGTTTCTGTCCTTATATTGATGCACAAGGATGTTAAAGTTCAGCAAATTATCTCTTCACTCAAGCCAGAAATTGAccatatattacaaaaaatactATCTTTCCAG
- the LOC132162022 gene encoding uncharacterized protein LOC132162022 isoform X2 → MGIKDLFRKHPAELRLHKYPVVEKLRERIGDDDKVVRETLYQLFKSVIFPTCKEDNQELFISLIMAYIFNAMTHLAIDVRLMAFKFLDLVVENHPLSFFLYAEKILQNYGDILRNNQFYLQDKGKLKNVLAGLLLCLSLVPCNNKEVDSCEKNDAGQGMLHVFEPDVSTKSAGFPLIIKKLKDLVPVLINCFQDFIPSAHTMPLLDAQSFDCLLCILQSIDITFRFFIYGTDKGKSEYQLLQGQSDVTVWDESISSLLMKKILLVFPLNPTWQLSEKDDDRYFILNVLIMGILLQFSEWISPPAVLEKFREKFLEFIENALLRKICNGTRFGKGVWEKHLLSLFPFFPKLFSQVESNWRSRLLQVFTKTFRKLEPSLELECLSTIEDMIILVFTKTFRNLEPSLKLACLSTIEDMLIPKEKRLCLEILEHRIGWIRELPHLLILLDDTHPSCTQAVLHLQLRLGQCTLVDSSFAREYDNMQHSLLKFYSTCQDDGNICYGPFIRLPRDSQELSLCCLYYFSNLDSPLLKSIASCCLSPDLEQFILFRIIEVLHSAYTAGHIKITDHISFFITLLLRFKVFPGNVYSILESDTKIRNRGTFKLLTNVVCSNLSQIGDNSLVFQILEKVTLEQILLKPPLDNACAMLRMLAMLDSKPTRLSEQSVITLSNFLLGYLIDVVHCIQEDHEEPNVSIPTLRYYLIPCFFFFDRSRKLLDLVLKMMGSLITDSSSSLFPPKYATDCSSRINAIVSVLILMHKDVKVQQIISSLKPEIDHILQKILSFQSSEAISMTMEERHKIQCAFDQLKVLTSTSANGTPAI, encoded by the exons ATGGGTATTAAGGATTTATTCCGTAAACATCCAGCAGAGCTGAGGTTGCACAAATATCCTGTCGTAGAGAAACTGCGTGAACGAATTGGGGATGATGATAAAGTGGTTCGAGAAACACTATATCAACTTTTTAAGTCAGTGATATTCCCTACCTGTAAAGag GATAATCAAGAGCTTTTCATTTCCTTAATAATGgcatatatttttaatgcaaTGACACATTTAGCAATTGACGTTCGGTTGATGGCGTTCAAATTTCTTGACCTTGTTGTCGAGAATCATCCACtgtcttttttcttgtatgctGAAAAG ATTCTTCAAAATTATGGGGACATTCTACGGAACAACCAGTTCTATTTACAGGACAAGGGAAAACTCAAGAATGTTCTTGCTGGCTTGCTGCTATGCTTGTCACTGGTGCCATGTAATAACAAAGAAGTTGACTCATGTGAAAAA AATGATGCTGGACAAGGAATGTTACATGTTTTTGAGCCTGATGTGTCTACAAAATCTGCTG GGTTTCCTCTCATCATCAAGAAACTAAAGGATCTTGTGCCAGTTTTAATCAATTGTTTCCAAGATTTTATTCCATCGGCTCATACCATGCCACTTCTTGATGCACAGTCATTTGATTGTCTGTTATGTATACTTCAGAGCATAGATATTACattcagattttttatttatgggaCTGACAAGGGTAAATCAGAATATCAACTTCTTCAAGGACAATCTGATGTGACAGTGTGGGATGAAAGTATCTCGTCATTGTTAATGAAGAAGATACTACTAGTGTTTCCCCTCAATCCGACGTGGCAGCTTTCAGAAAAG GATGACGACAGATATTTTATCTTGAACGTTCTGATTATGGGAATACTTTTGCAATTCAGTGAATGGATCTCTCCTCCTGCTGTGTTGGAGAAATTTCGAGAGAAATTTCTAGAGTTTATAGAAAATGCGCTGCTTAGAAAG ATTTGTAATGGCACAAGGTTTGGTAAAGGAGTCTGGGAAAAAcatttactttcactttttccattttttccgAAACTTTTTTCACAAGTGGAGAGCAATTGGAGATCTCGTCTTCTTCAG GTATTTACCAAGACTTTCAGGAAGCTTGAGCCTTCATTGGAATTGGAATGCCTTTCTACAATTGAAGATATGATTATTCTT GTATTTACCAAGACTTTCAGGAATCTTGAGCCTTCATTGAAATTGGCATGCCTTTCTACAATTGAAGATATGCTTATTCCT AAAGAGAAAAGGCTGTGCCTAGAAATATTAGAGCATCGGATTGGTTGGATAAGAGAGCTCCCTCACTTGCTAATCTTGCTAGATGATACGCATCCATCTTGTACCCAG GCTGTGTTGCATCTGCAACTTCGCCTTGGACAATGTACTCTGGTGGACTCTTCATTTGCAAGGGAATATGACAACATGCAGCACTCATTGCTAAAGTTTTACAGCACATGTCAAGATGATG GAAATATATGTTATGGTCCTTTCATAAGGCTTCCTAGAGATTCTCAGGAACTCTCTCTGTGTTGCCTTTATTACTTCTCTAATTTGGATTCACCTTTGTTGAAGTCAATAGCTTCTTGTTGCTTAA GTCCGGATTTGGagcaatttatattatttcgaATCATAGAGGTCCTGCATTCGGCATATACTGCAGGACATATCAAAATTACTGACCATATCAGTTTCTTCATCACTTTGCTCTTGCGTTTCAAAGTTTTCCCCG GAAACGTGTATTCTATTTTAGAGAGTGATACAAAGATCAGAAACCGAGGAACATTTAAGTTACTCACCAATGTTGTTTGCTCAAACCTGTCGCAGATTGGTGATAATTCTCTTGTTTTTCAAATACTAGAGAAAGTAACACTTGAACAGATA TTACTAAAGCCACCTCTAGACAATGCTTGTGCGATGCTCAGAATGCTTGCTATGCTGGATTCCAAACCCACAAGACTTTCTGAGCAAAGTGTTATTACTCTAAGCAATTTCCTTTTAGGATATCtgattgatgttgtgcat TGCATTCAAGAGGATCATGAAGAGCCCAATGTCTCCATTCCTACACTCCGTTATTATCTCATACcttgctttttcttctttgatagAAGTCGCAAACTTCTGGATCTTGTGTTGAAGATGATGGGGTCATTGATAACTGACAGTAGTTCGTCGCTTTTTCCTCCTAAATATGCAACAGACTGTTCAAGTAGAATCAACGCCATTGTTTCTGTCCTTATATTGATGCACAAGGATGTTAAAGTTCAGCAAATTATCTCTTCACTCAAGCCAGAAATTGAccatatattacaaaaaatactATCTTTCCAG